In Methanosarcina barkeri MS, a single window of DNA contains:
- a CDS encoding tetratricopeptide repeat protein, with protein MSRGKVRNLLLLKQIHSAVTQIKKGKLDKALETLSKAEDSARKAKATDAVYYILFMRGGIYYTEAKYDEALETYEKAIDAGSELLKVNPENHDYQHYMGTTLSNTGNLLKSKGEKPQAVEYYTRAREIYINLLAKEPENVVFRSAAGENLNNYAALLTDMGSFEEAGEILSQVIELYGKLLEEKPDNPGYQAELAVALSQLGNCLIQQGPEKSDTAKQSLEKALAMQENILAQQPEDRNIQEAIALTRERLEKLETLEEQEKSETLGKLEEQETLENPEKPEQEKLEKLENTENLNPDNSENPEKL; from the coding sequence ATGTCCAGAGGCAAGGTCAGAAATCTTCTCCTTCTGAAGCAAATTCACAGTGCAGTAACCCAGATAAAAAAAGGCAAGCTGGATAAAGCTCTTGAAACCTTAAGCAAAGCCGAAGATTCTGCAAGAAAAGCGAAAGCAACTGACGCAGTATATTATATTCTGTTTATGCGCGGGGGCATCTATTATACTGAGGCAAAATATGATGAAGCTCTCGAGACCTACGAAAAGGCGATTGATGCAGGTTCAGAACTTCTTAAAGTTAATCCTGAAAATCACGACTACCAGCACTATATGGGCACAACCCTGAGCAATACCGGGAACCTGCTAAAAAGTAAAGGTGAAAAGCCGCAAGCTGTCGAATATTACACTCGGGCCCGAGAGATCTATATAAATCTTCTGGCGAAAGAACCTGAAAACGTAGTCTTTAGATCTGCTGCCGGTGAGAACCTGAACAATTATGCAGCTCTCCTTACGGACATGGGTTCTTTTGAGGAAGCAGGCGAAATTCTCAGTCAGGTGATTGAGCTTTATGGAAAGCTGCTTGAAGAAAAGCCCGACAACCCGGGCTATCAGGCCGAACTCGCGGTTGCGCTCAGCCAGCTTGGAAACTGCCTTATCCAGCAGGGCCCTGAAAAATCTGATACGGCAAAACAAAGCCTTGAAAAAGCCCTCGCCATGCAGGAAAATATTCTCGCTCAGCAGCCAGAAGATAGGAATATTCAAGAAGCTATCGCTTTGACCCGGGAAAGGCTTGAAAAACTGGAAACTCTGGAAGAGCAGGAAAAGTCAGAAACTCTGGGAAAGCTGGAAGAACAGGAAACCTTGGAGAACCCAGAAAAACCGGAACAGGAAAAACTGGAAAAACTGGAGAATACGGAAAACCTGAATCCGGATAATTCGGAAAATCCGGAAAAGCTTTAA